The following is a genomic window from Amycolatopsis cihanbeyliensis.
GTCCGCGGCAGCGGCACGCGGCCACGCAAACCACGCACCCCACCGATGACGTATCCCTGACCACAACTCGATCAGGAGAGATGAGCTATGCCGGACGGATGGGCTCAGACGCTCATCGAGCTCGCTCAACCGGCGGCGGACCAGGGCCTACGCTACGTCGCCGCCATCTCCGCACGCCTTTCCTACGCGTTCATGTGCCTGACCCTGTGCTGGGGAGTACTCACCGCGACGGGCTGGGTGCACCGCATCTGCGGGCGGAAGACCATGCGCAGCGGACACGTCGCGCTCGCCATGCTGGCCCTCGCCTTCGGCGCGATCCACGCCATCGGGTTCCTTTTCGTCACCGCGGGCACGTTCACCGTGCCACGACTGATCATCCCGCTCCTGCCGGGGACCCTTGCCCGGCACACCATGGGGATCCTCGGGCTCGAGCTGGCCGTGGCCATCGCGGTGACCGCGGGCCTGGTCCGGTTGATGTCGTACCGGCGCTGGCTGTGGCTGCACCGGCTCGCCTACCCCGCTTTCGCGCTGCTCGTGCTGCACTCGCTGTTCGGCGCGATCGCCAACGGGCGGCTGGCCCTGCTGTGGCTCGGCGGCATCACCCTGCTCGTGCCGACGGTCACCCTGGCCGTGTTGCGGTTCCTGCCGGTACGGACCCTGGAACGGATCGGCCTCGTCGAGGAGCAGGTCTAGGTGGCCGTGCCGGCCAGCAGCTCCCGGCGGAGGAGCTTCCCGGTGGCGTTCCGCGGCAGGCGGTCGATCAGCACGACCTCCCTGGGAACCTTGTACCTGGCGAGATTGGCCTTGACGTACTCCCTGACCTCATCGGGATCGACGCGGGCGCCCGGCGCCGCGACCAGGAAGGCCTTCAGCCGCTGGCCGAACTCCTCGTCCGGCACACCGAGTACCGCGGCCTCGAGGACGTCCTGGCGGTCGGCGAGCAGGTTCTCCACCTCGAGCGGGAAGACGTTCTCACCGCCGGAGACGATCATGTCGTCGTCCCTGCCGTCGATGAACAGCAGGCCGTCGGCGTCGAAATGGCCGACGTCTCCGGTGGAGAGCAGCCCGTCGATGATCTCCTTCGAGCGGCCGTCGGTGTAGCCGGAGAAGCTCAGTCCACTGCCCACGAACACCCTGCCGACCGCCTCCGGCTCGGTGATCCGCTTCCCGTTGTCGTCGTGCAGCCGGACGCGGCAGGACACCGGCGGCCGCCCCGCGGTTCCCGGGGCCTTCCGCAGTTCCTCCGGCCTGGCCACCGTCGCGACCGCCACCTCCGTGGAGCCGTACAGGTTGTAGAGCACGTCGCCGAACGCCTCCGCGGTCCGCCGGCACAGGTCGGGTGAGACCGCCGAACCGGCCGCGAACACGATCCGCAGGCGCGAGGTGTCGTGGCGAGCGAGCATATCCGGGCCCAGATCGATGATCCGCTGCAACATGGTCGGCACCACCACCAGCGTGCTACAGCGGTGCTCGGCGACAAGCCGCAGCGTGTTCTCCGGGTCGAACCGCCTGCTCAGCACCACTTTGCAGCCGAGAGCGAAGGCCAGGACGAACTGCGAAAGTCCGGTGCCGTGGAAGATCGGCGCCGCAAGGCAGGTGCTCTCCCCCGCCCGCAACGGGATGCGGTCGAGGAACTGGGCACTGGACAGCGCGGAGGTCCGCTCCCGGGGCGCGCCCTTCGGTGTCCCGGTCGTTCCGCTGGTCAGCAGCACGAATCCGCCCGGCCGCCGTGGTGCGGGCACCGCCGTATCCTCGGTGCTCGCGATCAGCTCGTCCAGTGTGGTCACCGTGGTTTCGGCCGGGGTCTCCTCGTCCACCCAGGCCAGATACCGCTCGACGCCGGGGTCCACGGCATCGAGCAGTTCGGTGAACTCCTGGTCGTGGACCAGCGCCGATACCTGCTCACGGGCCACCACGTCGGCCAGTTGCGGCTTGGCGAAGCCGGTGTTCAGCAGGACCAGGCGGGCGCCGAGCTTGCCCGCGGCGAGCATCACGACCACCAGGCCCCGGTGGTCCCGGCACAACGCCGCGATCACCGTGCCCGCGGCGATCCCGCGTCCCTGCCATGCCCTCGTCAGCGCGTTCGACCGTTGCTCGAGTTGCTGGAAGGTCAACTCCCCGAGTTCGTCGGCCAGCGCGACGGCATCGCCGTTGCGGCGGGCGGCGTGCCGGACGGCACCGACGAACGGCCCGTACTTCCGAACGGCGACGAGCGAACGCAGCCCTTCGTCGAGGCGCGGAAACGGTGCCAGTCCCGCGCGGAACATCACCCACAGGCTGCGTGCCGTTTCCCGTGCTCCACGAAACAATCCGTCCATATGCCGACCGTAGCAGTCGGGTCGAATACACATGGACGTGTTCAGTGACACAAAAGAACGGCGACTTCCGGGCGTCACGGCATTTTTGTCATGGCCGCACGCGAAATTCGACGCATATATCGACCCCAGGTACGGAAAGCATCCTCGCGCACCCTGAGTACATCTTCGAGCACCATCCGTAGCGATCCGTCCTCGCCGCCCGCGAACAACCCAACCCCGAAAAATGGGCGAGTACCACCGGAAAAATTCAACGAATCACGACCGAACTGTGGCACGAGAAAGCATTCGACCGCCAGGACTCGACATTTCTTGTTCGGCAGCCGGGTTATTCGGGTCCGTAGCGTGCCGTCACCCAATGCCGTGAACTGCACCGACCTCCCGCACGGGCCTGGCGGCCCGCGGTCGCCGGGTCGTTCCGAACAACCCTCACGATGTCACATTGAAGTGTGTCAACCGTTGTCAATACGTAACCGCCATCGGCGGTCACCGTGGCCTTACTGAGGGTACCCAGTGGAGGTATCCCCTCCGGAAGAGTGAGAGCGTGGTGAGTTTCGTGGTTCCGGTACATCTGCACGGGGTGGTGACGATACCCGCGCGGCAGTCGCCGGTCATGCTGCTGCGCGAAACCGGCGGCGAGCGCCGCTGGCTCGCCGTGCCCATCGCCGAATCCGATGCCGAGGCCCTGCTGTCGGCCAAGGAACACGTCCGGCACTCCCGGCCCAGCACCGTCGAGCTCCTCGGCAGGGTGCTGGCCGAGTTCGGGCACCAGATAGTCCGGGTCCAGGTCACCGACCTGCACGAGGACACCTTCCAGGCCCGGCTCGTCCTGGACACCGGGGCGGAGATTCCCGCGCACCCCAGTGACGCGATCGCCATCGGCCTGCGTGCCGGAGCCCCGACCGAGGTCGCGGAGGCGGTACTCGATGTCGCCGCCGTGCAGCTGAGCATCATCGACGACACCGCGCGCGGCCCGTCCGAGGACGAGGACGAGGAACACCAGATCGCCGAGTTCCGCGCCCTGCTCGAGAGCGCCGTCCCCGCCGACTTCGACGACCTCCCCGAACGGTGAACCGGCGCGGGCCGGGTGCATGGAAATCGGGAGTACCGGGTACGCCTGGTCACGGCATACCGACGAATCCGCCGTGACCAGGAGGGACGCTGATGCCGGAAGCCGTGTCGAGCACCGATCGGATGGCCGAGCTCGGTCAGCAACTTCGGGTCGACGCCGTCCGGGCCTGCGCGGAGGCCGGTTCCGGCCACGCCACCTCGTCGATGTCCGCGGCCGACCTGATGGCCGTCCTGCTGGCCAAGCACCTTCGGTACGACTTCGACGCGCCCGAGGATCCCGGCAACGACGAGCTGATCTTCTCCAAGGGCCACGCCTCGCCGCTGCTGTACGCGATGTTCACCGCGGCCGGCGCGATCTCCGAGGACGAGTTGCTGACCTTCCGCTCCGACGGCAGCCGGCTGGAGGGCCATCCGACCCCGCGGCTGCCCTGGGTCGAGGTGGCCACCGGCTCGCTGGGCCAGGGCCTACCCCTGGGCGTCGGCTTCGCCCTCGTCACCGCGCGGCTGGAGACCACCGGATCCCGGGTATGGGTGCTGTGCGGGGACAGCGAGCTCGCCGAGGGATCGGTGTGGGAGGCATTCGAGCACGCCGGAACCTCCGGTCTGGACAACCTGACAGCCATCGTGGACGTCAACCGGCTCGGTCAGCGCGGGCCGACCCGGCACGGCTGGGACGTCGACGCCTACAGCAGGCGGATCAGGGCGTTCGGCTGGAACGTCATCGAGGTCGAAGGGCACGACCCGGACCAGATCGACCGGGCGTTCGCCACGGCGACGGGCACCACCGGCATGCCGACCGCGATCGTGGCCCGTACCAGCAAGGGAAAGGGCGTCGCGGCGGTCGAGGACCAGGAAGGTGCGCACGGTAAGCCGTTGCCGGACACCGAGGAGGCCATCCGCGAACTCGGCGGACGGCGGTCGATGCGGGTGCGGGTCGCCCGGCCGGAATCGCTCCGGCGTGGCTCACCGCGCCGGAGCGAGCCGAAACTGCCCGGCTACGAGGTGGGCGCCGAGGCCGCCACCCGCACCGCCTTCGGGGAGGCATTGACCGCGCTCGGGCACGCGCGCTCGGACGTGGTCGTGCTGGACGGCGAGGTCAGCGACTCCACCCGGAGCGGGTACTTCGCCGAGGAGCATCCGGAACGCTTCGTGCAGTGCTACATCGCCGAGCAACAGCTGGTCGCCGCGGCG
Proteins encoded in this region:
- a CDS encoding ferric reductase-like transmembrane domain-containing protein; the protein is MPDGWAQTLIELAQPAADQGLRYVAAISARLSYAFMCLTLCWGVLTATGWVHRICGRKTMRSGHVALAMLALAFGAIHAIGFLFVTAGTFTVPRLIIPLLPGTLARHTMGILGLELAVAIAVTAGLVRLMSYRRWLWLHRLAYPAFALLVLHSLFGAIANGRLALLWLGGITLLVPTVTLAVLRFLPVRTLERIGLVEEQV
- a CDS encoding acyl-CoA synthetase; the encoded protein is MDGLFRGARETARSLWVMFRAGLAPFPRLDEGLRSLVAVRKYGPFVGAVRHAARRNGDAVALADELGELTFQQLEQRSNALTRAWQGRGIAAGTVIAALCRDHRGLVVVMLAAGKLGARLVLLNTGFAKPQLADVVAREQVSALVHDQEFTELLDAVDPGVERYLAWVDEETPAETTVTTLDELIASTEDTAVPAPRRPGGFVLLTSGTTGTPKGAPRERTSALSSAQFLDRIPLRAGESTCLAAPIFHGTGLSQFVLAFALGCKVVLSRRFDPENTLRLVAEHRCSTLVVVPTMLQRIIDLGPDMLARHDTSRLRIVFAAGSAVSPDLCRRTAEAFGDVLYNLYGSTEVAVATVARPEELRKAPGTAGRPPVSCRVRLHDDNGKRITEPEAVGRVFVGSGLSFSGYTDGRSKEIIDGLLSTGDVGHFDADGLLFIDGRDDDMIVSGGENVFPLEVENLLADRQDVLEAAVLGVPDEEFGQRLKAFLVAAPGARVDPDEVREYVKANLARYKVPREVVLIDRLPRNATGKLLRRELLAGTAT
- a CDS encoding bifunctional nuclease family protein; translation: MSFVVPVHLHGVVTIPARQSPVMLLRETGGERRWLAVPIAESDAEALLSAKEHVRHSRPSTVELLGRVLAEFGHQIVRVQVTDLHEDTFQARLVLDTGAEIPAHPSDAIAIGLRAGAPTEVAEAVLDVAAVQLSIIDDTARGPSEDEDEEHQIAEFRALLESAVPADFDDLPER
- a CDS encoding transketolase, with amino-acid sequence MPEAVSSTDRMAELGQQLRVDAVRACAEAGSGHATSSMSAADLMAVLLAKHLRYDFDAPEDPGNDELIFSKGHASPLLYAMFTAAGAISEDELLTFRSDGSRLEGHPTPRLPWVEVATGSLGQGLPLGVGFALVTARLETTGSRVWVLCGDSELAEGSVWEAFEHAGTSGLDNLTAIVDVNRLGQRGPTRHGWDVDAYSRRIRAFGWNVIEVEGHDPDQIDRAFATATGTTGMPTAIVARTSKGKGVAAVEDQEGAHGKPLPDTEEAIRELGGRRSMRVRVARPESLRRGSPRRSEPKLPGYEVGAEAATRTAFGEALTALGHARSDVVVLDGEVSDSTRSGYFAEEHPERFVQCYIAEQQLVAAAVGLQARGWVPYLATFAAFLTRAHDFLRMAAVSGANLRVVGSHAGVSIGKDGPSQMGLEDLAMFRAVAGSAVLHPCDANQAAQLTAGMADLDGISYLRATRGNTPVIYGPEETFPVGGSRVLRSSPEDQITLVAAGVTVPEALRAADRLAEAGIPARVIDLYSIKPVDTATLRTAAEETGRLLTVEDHWPQGGLGAAVLEAFAGGPPPPRYTTLAVRAMPASATPEEQLRHAGIDAEAIADAARALAAS